The DNA sequence CGTCACCAAAAACCAGCCTTATCTTTTCGTCACCTCGAGTTACTACCAGAGTATTAATCTGTTGCCCGTGACTGACTCCATCCAGAATGGTGTTTTTGATGGTCAGGGTTTTCTCGGTTTTATAGGGAATCTCAAAGTAGAGCCAGGCGGCTTTATGGGTAATCTCTTTTCCAACCCAGACCATGTCCAGCTGGTGGCCAGTTTCACTACTGAACTGAAAAGACGCCCAAAGATATTTGATGATCTCCTGGTCAATATCTTTGGTGCTTTCCAGATTCACCCGCTTGCCAACCTGTGATTCAAGAGCAGTTTCAAGGTCTTCTGGAATCACTTTAAGAGCCACCTCCAGAGTTTGACGATCACTGTTGACCGTCGCCTCTGCAAAGCTGTGATGAAATTTGTGGGCGTGCGTAACACTCGCCCACAAACCAAACGCCATCAGCATTAAAAATGCCATCTGCTTTCCACGGAAAATCATTTATCAGCCTCTTTTTCAGGCTCTTCACCGGCTTTATTTTTTTCCTTTTTCCAGCCGTCTTCCGTCATACGAAGCATATGGTTGGGCTTTGCACTCTCTTTAAACAGCTTAAACCGTGTCTCGACCGGCTTTTTGGGCCAGCGGTTGTTGCTCACATCAATATCGGCAGTTTCCAGATACGGATCAAACTCAATACTGGTGATCTCCTGATCGGCAATAAACAGCTTGGTTACCTGCTGGGCATTTCGACGCCAGATTTCTGCTGGAATGGTAAATTGCTCAACACTGCTGTCTGCATAGGTGATTCGAAGCGGCAATGGCATCACCAGGCCACCTTTATTGTGAAACTCAACGGTATAGAACAACTTGTCAGTATTGAGCAGCAGCTTCTCTTTATCATCCAGCGACTTCAGCAGCTTCTCGTACTGGGCATAGTCGTATGGAGTTACCGAAAACTCATCACGTTCATTGTAGAAATCTTTCAGCTCCGGGTATTTTTCCACCAGCTTTTCTACATCCTTATAGCGCTGCATGGAAAGTGTTTTAACCACTTCTTCTTTTTCTTTACGCAGCCTTTCTTTCTCAAGTTCCGGGTTTTGGGTATCCAGCTTATAGAGTTTCACTTGACCCAACTCGATATCTACCGGATCTGTTCCGTAGAACCAGCCGCGCCAGAACCAGTCAAGGTCGACACCAGAGGCATCTTCCATGGTTCTGAAAAAGTCTGCCGGCGTGGGGCGTTTGAACTTCCATCGTCTTGCGTACTCCCTGAAGGAAAAATCAAACAACTCACGGCCGAGAATACTCTCCCTGAGAATATTCAGCGCAGTAGCGGGTTTGCCGTAGGCGTTATTGCCTCTTTGCAAGATTGATTCGGGGTTGGTCATGATCGGAACCATGGCGCCCTCTGCACCACTCATATATTCGGCAATATTTTTCGGCTCGCCACGTCGTGATGGATACTCTTCTTCCCACTCCTGCTCGGCAATAAACTGCAGAAAGGTATTGAGGCCTTCGTCCATCCAGGTCCACTGGCGCTCATCGGAATTCACAATCATCGGAAAATAGTTATGGCCGACCTCATGAATAATGACCGAGATCAATCCGTACTTACTGCGTGACCAACTTTCGCTGTCTCCTTTCTGGGTTACATCCCAATAGGTTTTGTCCGGGAATGGCCGCGGCTTATTGAATGTCATCATAGGGTATTCCATACCGCCCACAGGACCATTGATGGACTGTGACGTGGGGTATGGATAGTCAAATGTGTAGCGGGAGTATACGTTTATGGTGTGGGCAATTGACCGGGTGGAGTACTGGCTCCAAAGTGGCTCAGCCTCATTGGGATAAAACGACATTGCCATGACAGTACGGTCGCCACTTTTCACCCCCATGGCATCCCAGATAAATTTGCGTGAAGACGCCCAGGCAAAATCACGTACATTGTCAGCTTCAAAGGTCCAGGTTTTTGTCCCTTTGGCTTTTTTGGATTGATTAGTTTTTGCGTCTTCAGGGGTGACCACAAATACCGGCTTGTCACTGTTGCGAGCTTTTTTCAGACGCTGGCGTTGCTTGCTGGTCAGCACCTGGTTGGCATTCGCAAGCTCACCGGTTGCGGCTACAACGTGGTCGGCTGGAACGGTGATGTTGACGACGTAATCACCCAGCTCCAGGGTAAATTCACCAGCACCAAGATACTGTTTGTGCTGCCAGCCTTCGTAGTCGGTATAGGCCACAAGGCGCGGGAACCACTGGGCTATTTCGTAGATATAGTTATCATCGTCCTTGAAGTGTTCGTAACCATTGCGCGAACCAATAGCTATGGCATCAACAATATTGAAGCTCCAATCCAGCTGCAGTTCAAAATCCATGCCCGGCTTCAGGGGCTCCGAAAGATCAACCCGCATCATGGTTTTAACAACCTGATGGCTCAGCGGTTTACCGCGGCCATCCGCAACCTTTGAGAGGGTATATCCGCCGTTGAATTCCTGCCGAGCGAGTAAGCTTCCCAATCGACCGTAAGACATCTTTTCAAAGCCTGGCGCAGTGGAGGTGAGCATCGAGTCGGATTTTGGATCGAGAATATTTTGATCCAATTGCAACCACAGGTAACTCAAAGTGTGTGGAGAACGATTGTGATAGGTGATCTTGGCCGAGCCTTCTAATCGCTGCTTCTCATCATCCAGACGAACATCAATGCGATAGTCTGCACGCTGCTGCCAGTACTCGGGACCGGGAGCGCCACTGGCAGTCCGGGTTTCAGTTGGGGTAGGCAGCAAATGGTCAAGCTGTTCAAAGGCTTGTGCCCCAGATGGATTGTCAGCGGCAAATACATCAAGACTACCAAGTAGCATGCAACATGCCAAAGCTGCACCTTTCAGGCGCAGTTCAAATGATTTAAACATTGAGTTCCCCCACTCAGAAATTGTGCTTGGGGCCTGTTACCCGCCCCTATGGCAAACCAGCCAGACAACCTAATGGATAAGCTGTACAAAATCCAGCCTAACGCAACAGAATAAAACCGGGACTCGATATATCAAAACGGTTTAACCCGAGTAGGGGCGAATCATCGTTTGAAACGTTTATATAGGTACAGACAATAAAAATAACCTTAGGGATGCTCCCAGGGACGTAAATGTTAACTTTATCCACCAACGTCGTACTCAGGATGTACTTCATTAGTAGACTGAGAGGTTGAGGAAATTATGACTATTTTCGAACTTACAGCAGTACTTAACTACCACCAGATTAAAAATCTCGTATCCGATGGCCGCGTCCTTGCTTTACGCAGCAATGCAGGCTGGATTGACGTAACAGAATGGAGCCGCTTGCAGATGGCTCGCTGGCTGGGCTGATCTTCATCAGCCCTTCCCACTCGGTACAATTCCTATCTGCTATTCCTACCGACTTTTACCCAAGCCGCCACACGCAAAAACCTCTGACTTTACGTTTTTTTAAGCTGCGTAAAGATAGGTAAAGCCTTGAAGATTTCCCCGTTCCGAAACGTCTTATAGATAGAAGAGGAATCTATACAGCGAGGTAGCTGCCATGTGTGTACTAGAGCTGACAGCGATACTGAATCAGTACAAGATTAAAAACCTTGTGACCGGAGGCCGTGTTTTGGCCAACTTTGGCGAAAGCAATTGGACGGACGTCACTCAGTGGAGTCGCTTGCAACTGGCAAAAAAGTTGCTGTAACAAGCCAGTCAAACAGCTGACCTGGCTGTTCATTTGCCAGACATCCTGAATTTGCACCTTTAATCTAAAGTCGAAAAAAATAGCTGGGATTTTTAGGACGTTGGTCTATATTTACAGCATAAAGACAAGAGAAGTTGTTGGTAACACGCGGTAAATAACAATGTGTGTTTTTGAGCTAACCGCGATTCTCGATCAGCATCATATTGCGAATCGCGTTATTGAAGGCCATGTTCTGGCCAAGTCCAAAAAGGGCACTGGCTGGATCGATGTAACCGACTGGTCGAAGCAGAAAATAGCTCGCTGGTTAGGCTACTGATTTTTAAGGCCAAAAATAAAGCGGAGCCTTTCGACTCCGCTTCATGGGATTGTCACCCCTACTTTTTTACTTCACCCGATTACAGTACCGCTGCAACCGAATTGGCAAAATAGTCGATATTTTCATCGTTCAGGCCAGCAACATTGATGCGGCTGGAGCCCACCATGTAAATGCTGAACTCCTGCTTGAGGCGCTCAACCTGTTCAGCACTGATTCCCAGGAATGAAAACATACCAAACTGCTTTTGGATAAAGCCAAAGTCATGTCCCGGGCAAGCAGCATTCAGTTTTTCCACCGCCAGGGCACGCAGGCCATTGATACGATTACGCATCTCGGCCACTTCACCATGCCACTGATTGCAGAGTTCTTCAGAGGAGAGAATTGTGGCAACAATAGCCGCACCGTGAGCAGGGGGCATTGACCAGATACCGCGGGCAATATTGATCAACTGACTGCCAGCCGCCTCTGCTGCGTGCGCAGTTTCAGCAATAACCAGCAGCATACCGATACGCTCGCGGTAGAGACCAAAGTTCTTTGAGCAGGAGATAGAGACAAACATCTCTTTCACTTTACTGGCGATCAGACGCAGACCTTTGGTGTCTTCCTCAAGACCAACGCCAAAACCCTGGTAGGCCATATCCACAAACGGCACCAATCCTTTTTCTACACAGAGGTCGGCAATCGCATTCCACTGGTCAATATTCAGGTCAGCACCACAAGGGTTGTGACAGCAGGCGTGCAGCAATACTAAGTCACCGGTTTGCGCTTCGTTTTGCAGGGTGGCCATCATGTCGTCAAACAGCACGGCACAGTTTTCCCGATCGTAATAGGGATACTCTTTCAGTTGCAGACCGGCTTCACCAAACAATGGAACATGGTTTGCCCAGGTAGGGTTGCTAAACCAGATGGTGGCGCCCTCTTTGGCGCGATTGATCAACTCACCACCCAGACGCAAGGCACCACAACCGCCCGGCGCCTGAATGGATGCTACTCGATTAGCCAGCAAAGCCGGGTGACCTTCACCGAGAGCCAGCTTGCGCATTTCTGCATTAAATACTGCATCGCCAGGGCCACCAATATAGGATTTGGTGGTTTCATTTTCGAGGCGGTACTTTTCTGCTGCTTTTACAGATGCCAGTACCGGTGTTTCACCCTGGGGAGTTTTGTAAACACCTACACCAAGATCAACCTTGTTTGGGTTGGTATCTTTTTGATAGGCAACCATAAGACCAAGAATTGGGTCCTGCGGTAATACATTCAGAGCTTCAAACATAGTGACGTTCCAAAAAGTTGAGGGTGAGTGGTACGACAAGGCGGACTATTGTAGTGTCGCCGCCGGCAAGTGCAATGCCCTTCTAGGGGTGCTGGTCAGGACAGACCACCAAATCTTGTAAAGTAATCCTTACTCGCTGGTGGCAATGCCCCACTGACAGTTTCCAACTCATTAACCACAAACTGTTCAGCAAGCGAATGAACCTTGCGATAGAGATTGGCAGCCAGATTCTGGACATCAGTGCCTATCCAAGACGCCGGCAAAA is a window from the Porticoccaceae bacterium LTM1 genome containing:
- a CDS encoding amino acid aminotransferase, coding for MFEALNVLPQDPILGLMVAYQKDTNPNKVDLGVGVYKTPQGETPVLASVKAAEKYRLENETTKSYIGGPGDAVFNAEMRKLALGEGHPALLANRVASIQAPGGCGALRLGGELINRAKEGATIWFSNPTWANHVPLFGEAGLQLKEYPYYDRENCAVLFDDMMATLQNEAQTGDLVLLHACCHNPCGADLNIDQWNAIADLCVEKGLVPFVDMAYQGFGVGLEEDTKGLRLIASKVKEMFVSISCSKNFGLYRERIGMLLVIAETAHAAEAAGSQLINIARGIWSMPPAHGAAIVATILSSEELCNQWHGEVAEMRNRINGLRALAVEKLNAACPGHDFGFIQKQFGMFSFLGISAEQVERLKQEFSIYMVGSSRINVAGLNDENIDYFANSVAAVL
- a CDS encoding M1 family metallopeptidase, with product MFKSFELRLKGAALACCMLLGSLDVFAADNPSGAQAFEQLDHLLPTPTETRTASGAPGPEYWQQRADYRIDVRLDDEKQRLEGSAKITYHNRSPHTLSYLWLQLDQNILDPKSDSMLTSTAPGFEKMSYGRLGSLLARQEFNGGYTLSKVADGRGKPLSHQVVKTMMRVDLSEPLKPGMDFELQLDWSFNIVDAIAIGSRNGYEHFKDDDNYIYEIAQWFPRLVAYTDYEGWQHKQYLGAGEFTLELGDYVVNITVPADHVVAATGELANANQVLTSKQRQRLKKARNSDKPVFVVTPEDAKTNQSKKAKGTKTWTFEADNVRDFAWASSRKFIWDAMGVKSGDRTVMAMSFYPNEAEPLWSQYSTRSIAHTINVYSRYTFDYPYPTSQSINGPVGGMEYPMMTFNKPRPFPDKTYWDVTQKGDSESWSRSKYGLISVIIHEVGHNYFPMIVNSDERQWTWMDEGLNTFLQFIAEQEWEEEYPSRRGEPKNIAEYMSGAEGAMVPIMTNPESILQRGNNAYGKPATALNILRESILGRELFDFSFREYARRWKFKRPTPADFFRTMEDASGVDLDWFWRGWFYGTDPVDIELGQVKLYKLDTQNPELEKERLRKEKEEVVKTLSMQRYKDVEKLVEKYPELKDFYNERDEFSVTPYDYAQYEKLLKSLDDKEKLLLNTDKLFYTVEFHNKGGLVMPLPLRITYADSSVEQFTIPAEIWRRNAQQVTKLFIADQEITSIEFDPYLETADIDVSNNRWPKKPVETRFKLFKESAKPNHMLRMTEDGWKKEKNKAGEEPEKEADK